Proteins from a genomic interval of Danio rerio strain Tuebingen ecotype United States chromosome 4, GRCz12tu, whole genome shotgun sequence:
- the phlda1 gene encoding pleckstrin homology-like domain family A member 1, which produces MLESGVLKEGALEKRSDGLLQLWKKKRCVLTEDGLVLHPHKHHHQHQHQQQHDTGCKVKELHFANMKTVDCVERKGKYVYFTVVMSEGREIDFRCLQDEGWNAEITLRMVQYKNRQAILAVKSSRQKQQQLLVVSAQKMVRSAQ; this is translated from the coding sequence ATGCTGGAGTCCGGCGTGCTGAAGGAGGGCGCGCTGGAGAAGCGCAGTGATGGACTGCTGCAGCTCTGGAAGAAGAAGCGTTGCGTGCTCACGGAGGACGGACTGGTGCTGCACCCGCACAAACACCACCATCAGCACCAACACCAGCAGCAGCACGACACCGGCTGCAAGGTGAAGGAGCTGCACTTCGCCAACATGAAGACGGTGGACTGCGTGGAGCGCAAGGGGAAGTATGTGTACTTCACTGTGGTGATGTCCGAGGGCCGCGAGATCGACTTCAGGTGCCTGCAGGACGAGGGCTGGAACGCGGAGATCACGCTGCGGATGGTGCAGTACAAAAACCGGCAGGCGATCCTTGCCGTCAAGTCGAGCCGGCAGAAGCAGCAGCAGTTGCTGGTGGTGTCCGCGCAGAAGATGGTGCGGAGCGCGCAGTAG